TTGCCCTCGTGCATTATTAATAGCTAATTTCCATGGGAGGATAACTATCTGGACTCAACCTTCTCAAGTAAGCTAACTTGATGAATTGTTTAAGCCAGATATAAAATAAGTAGATGCCTTTTTCCACTCACTAGTTCTTAAGAACTAAGCTTTTCATGGCTTGCTCAACGTAAGAGGTTTGGGGCTGGCCCTGTTTTGGTTTTTACCGTCTCTCTCTGTGTCTATGCATACCACttgcttataattttaaattctcttGTAGCTTACATCTTATCTGGTCATGCAGGGTCCATCTAATTTGGTGCGTGATGCTAGCTGCTGGCAGCGTGAGCATGAATGGCGACAGGACATTGCAGTTGTTACTAAATGGCTATCTGGGGTCTCTCCAGTATGCAgttattatgtttttgttatctGATTCTTAAATTATCCATGTATTATGCTTTGCACATAGGTGGTGGTGGTTTAGTAGTTATCTATATTTCTCAGTTCTCTAGtttatctctgtttttttaaatttgtgttgGTATTTGGTTATACTGCTGCTGTAGTCCGACTTCTCTTAAAAAATCAGTACAGGTGGCTTTCGTCAAAGTCCAGTACTCCCACAAACTCAAAGTCAGCTTTTGAGGAAAAATTCCTTTCTCAGCATTCTCAAACTTCAGGTTTGTTTTCATGACTTCTCTTTATAAGCGTTTGTAGAGGCTCAAGTGGGAGCTTTAAGCCCAGTTCCATTTTTAGCTTGTAAGGGCAATGCCTTCTGACTAGCAACTTAACATCCGGTGAATTATATCATGTGGCTGTTGCTTTGAGAAGAATAGTTCAGGTTATTTTCTGAACAGCTGTAAATTTAGAATAGTAATTGGGTTGTAGTTTCTGCTATGGTTTTATTCATTACTGGTTGTAGTTTCTGCTAAGAATTTATTCATTATTGGATCAACTTCTAACTACTGTATCGTGAATGTTCCTAGAAAGATGCAATGCATGGCAAGAGCAGAAACtcttaatttaagaatttttaataTCTGCCATTTTTTCTCCTAATTACAAGAATGAACTGGTGCTTTTAACCGACTATTGACCACTGCTGCTAGTGCTAAGTATTCCAATAATGATGGTGATACTTTTggttttctgttctttctgctTTTGAGGTACCTCCACTTGACATATTAAAACAGCACCAAGACCATCACTAACGtgctttctatttttctttcagcTAGATGGCCAAATTTCCTCTGTGTTTGTTCAGTTTTCTCATCTGGTTCTGTTCAACTTCATTGGTCCCAGTGGCCCCCAAGTCAGAATAATACATCACCGAAGTGGTTTCGCACAAGCAAAGGACTCTTGGGTGCCGGCCCTAGTGGGATTATGGCTGCTGATGCTATTATAACGGATAGTGGTGCAATGCATGTTGCAGGTGTTCCGATTGTAAACCCTTCAACTGTTGTTGTTTGGGAGGTTACTCCTGGCCCTGGAAATGGATTTCAAGCGACTCCGATGGTGAGTGCTAGCAATGGGGTCCCGCCTTCAGTCAAGCCTCCTAATTGGTCTGGTTTTGCTCCTTTGGCTGCATATTTATTCAGCTGGCAGGAGCATCTGATGTCTGAAGCAATGCAAGGGAAAAAGCATATGGATAAAGATTTCGCTGACACTGTCTCACTTCATTGTTCGCCAGTTTCAAATTTTTCTGCGTATGTGAGTCCTGAGGCTGCAGCTCAATCTGCAGCAACTACCACTTGGGGTTCTGGAGTCAGTGCCGTTGCTTTTGATCCGACTCGTGGTGGCTCTGTGATTGCGGTTGTTATAGTTGAGGGTACCTATTAGTATTCtgtattgaaattttattttttgcctgTTCTGTATTTTTTCCATAACAAATCCTCCTTCAGTGTGTTTTTATGTAGTTCGtgtgatttttcttgttcaaaaGTGTCCTTGGCTCTCTTTCTCTACTCACTTTAATACTCATACTCATACAGTGATTTCTCTACCCACTTTAATACTCATGCTCATACAGTGATGTGAAGCTAAACTTTCATGTTCGAGTCAGCTGAAGATCCTTTTCTTTGCCCGCAGTTATCTGgattcaatataataataactgGTTTTGTGCATGCAGGACAATATATGTCCCCTTATGATCCAGATGAGGGTCCTTTAATCACGGGATGGAGGGTGCAACGCTGGGAATCATCCCTTCAACCTGTCGTTCTTCATCCAATATTTGGAAATCCCACTTCTGGTTTTGGTGGGCAGGCACCCATGCAAACTGTATGGGTGTCCAAAGTGGATACAAGCATACCACCaactaatgattttaaaaatctccAAGCAGCTCCTGCAGTACCAATCTCAGATGCAAGAAAGGCATCTGATTCTGGTTCTGAGAAGACGAAAAGAGTCACCTTTGATCCCTCTGATCTGCCCAGCGATGTGAGAACTCTTGCTCGAATTGTTTATTCTGCTCATGGCGGCGAGATTGCTATTGCTTTTCTGCGGGGTGGAGTTCACATTTTCTCTGGGCCAAACTTCACAGTTGTTGACAACTACCAGATTAATGTTGGATCTGCAATTGCTGCTCCTGCCTTCTCTTCCACAAGCTGCTGCTCAGCTTCAGTTTGGCATGACACTAGCAAGGATCGCACTGTATTAAAGATAATTCGTGTTCTTCCTCCTGCTGTTCCAAGTAGTCAGGTGAAGGCTAACTCAGCAATCTGGGAGCGTGCTATTGCTGAAAGGTACTTAGTAAGAGTCATTTGTTTGGGAATTACTTTGGAAATCCACATGTTAGTGGTTATGGCATTTCCTTTGGTTAAAAATCAGATGAAGGTTGGATGTGCAGATAATTTCAACATTCTGCTTGGTCATACTGATATTGTGTTTTGCCAGAGCAGGTTTTGGTGGAGCCTTTTGGTTGGTGTTGATTGGTGGGATGCTGTTGGGTGTACACAGAGTGCTGCTGAGGATGGCATCGGTAAGAATAATTTGATTCTCCAGTATTACCGTggcttatagaaaataaaatatattgaagaaCAATTTCTTCCCAAGGATTCCTGTTCTAGATTTCTTTGCAAGTAACATGAATCCACGGTAAGATACTCTGTTGATGTCTggttctttgtttcttttcagtTTCACTTAACAGTGTCATTGCAGTCTTGGATGCTGATTTTCATTCTCTTCCCTCTACACAGCACAGGCAGCAGTATGGTCCTGTATGTTTTTTCTGCGCTATTGCCATCtcatcattatttcttttgagaTAGTCTGTCATTATGATATTTGGAATTACATTATTGAGTGAGcgcatgtaatattttttatatttttggttcATTTCTATTGAATTTTCCATGTAACTCCTTTTGTTATTCGTTTGGAAATAGTATGTGCCATGGTGGCccatgcccccccccccccccccaaaaaaaaaaaattctaatttcaatAGTTAGCAAGGGCATCTAGAATATTCTATTGCTGCTAGCCTAGTTCTTGTAGAATATTTGACTTGGACTGGACGTAGAATGGCTTGTGGAAATTGAGGGGGTAGATATTTAGAATTTCACTGGGGCTTCCATGAATCCTCAAGGAAGAGTTCTTGAAACcataaatatgaaaaagttGTGAATACAAAAATTGCATTCATTGATCATCTGCTTTCAACCAAATAAACTCTCTGCTTATTGAGGCACATTACAGAAGGTATGACATGTAATGTGTCTCATAAACACACATGGTATATCCTGGCACATTAGAACCCAAAAGTCCCATGCAAGACATGCATCACAATCAAATTAGGAAATAAGATAAAACAGCATTCTTTAATTCTCACCCCACTTGACAATTCAAAGCTCCTGTTACTGCCTGTGCTTCTATAATGCATTTGGCTGGGAAGTAAACTTGTTTCTTAATGATGCAGAGTCTGGACAGGATAAAATGTAGGCTACTGGAAGGTACAAATGCTCAGGAGGTTAGGGCAATGGTTCTTGACATGCAAGCTAGGTTGCTGCTTGATATGCTCGGCAAAGGCATTGAGTCAGCTTTGATAAATCCTTCAGCATTAGTACCTGAACCATGGCAGGCTTCTGGCGAGACATTATCTGGCATTGATCCTGAAGCAATGACTGTTGAACCAAACCTTGTTCCGAGTATTCAGGTTTGCTCTTGTCTCTCTATTATCTCATGTTAAATTTTGGGTCCTGTTGAAGTTTTTAGTACTGAGGATCTACTCCTACCAGCAATACGTGGCTTACTCATGGTCTGATTGCCTGCGATATGATGCTTATATCTGATACATCAAATGTGTGATGATGGTTGCATGGCTTGGGCTGTACCTTGGCTTTTATGGCCTGGAAACTGATGCCTGACCAAACAATATATGTGTGGCAGTTTAGGCTTGATAGTCTGCTGTATCCAAGCACGCAGACTGAGCTGGTTGCATATTTTCCTGCCTCCAGTCAGCTCAAACATCTGCCCATGTTGATGCAGGTTTatgatttgttaattttctcTAACTGTGGTAATTTCATGCAGGCTTATGTTGATGCAGTTCTTGATCTAGCTTCACATTTTATCACACGTCTACGGCGTTATGCAAGTTTCTGTCGCACACTGGCCAGTCACGCCGTTACAGCAGGCGCAGGCAGTAACCGCAATACGGTGACTAGTCCTACTCAAAGTTCGGCATCGCCCACACCAAATCAGGGTTAGTATGCAGTGTCTAGTGTTCATCTTTATAAAGGAGAGATAAAATTCCTTTATTCCATAATTTTGTGTTTGCTAAGTTTTGTGGTGTCCAACTTCAAAAGCTTGTGGAGTCCTGCAATATGATCTTTACTGCTTAAGAGGTTACTGCTGTAGTCTCTGGGAAAATTCCATGAAAACTTTTatatctctctccctctctctctctctctctcatggtTATTATGTATAACACATTGTCTTCTAATGCATTTTCTCCAGGTGGTCAAAGTGGCGGTACAAGTTCTACTGGAAGCACTCAGATGCAAGCTTGGGTACAAGGTGCCATTGCTAAGATTAGTAGCACAACTGATGGAGTGTCCACTGCAACTTCAAACCCCATAAGTGGTCCATCTTCTTTCATGCCAATAAGCATCAATACTGGAACTTTTCCTGGAACCCCAGCAGTGAGGCTCATCGGTGACTGCCATTTCCTTCACAGATTATGCCAGCTTctgcttttctgttttttctttcggCGGCGAACTCAAGTACCTCGCTTTGCCGGAGGTACACAGAGAAATCCCACTGATACAAATGCGCAAAAACTTCAGTCTGGTGCTCCTGGCAAGGTGGAGGAGATCAACTCTGTTTCTTCAAAGCCAGCACCAGCTGCGGTTCGGTCGGATGAAGGTCAGGCAGTTCGAGGTAGTCAGGTAGTGCCTGGAGCTAAAGCAGTCGAAGAGGGACCTGCTGGCAGGCACAGAGTAGGCAGTGGCAATGCTGGCCAAGGATACAGTTCTGAGGAGGTAGAAACTGTTgctctttaatttcttctagtCTTCACATGTTACGAAGAATCTTCATTAGACTTTTGGTTTCTTATCTGGCTAAATTGCTTTACTTTCAAGTCAATCGCTCAGTGTTTGGGCATCGGAAAGGTTTTTGATAGTTCTCAGTTAAGgaaacaatcaatcaatcagCAGTGGTTCTCTAGATTAAGATAAAGGCTCATTCTTTGGCGCGATGCAGGTGAAGGTCCTTTTCCTCATACTCATGGATCTGTGTCGGCGAACAGCAGCTCTGGTACACCCATTGCCGGTTTCTCAAGTAGGAAGCAGCAATATCCAGGTGCGGTTGCATTATATTGACGGCAATTATACTGTATTGCCAGAGGTTGTAGAAGCATCTCTTGGCCCGCATATGCAGGTATCTATGCTTATGATTTACTCCTGTAAATGAACCTTTGGTTGTTTGGAAgtagctttcttttctttcttttttcttttttgaccgGGATAACCCTCCACTTttctttctgtatttttttgaCAAACAACTGTTTTCTTAACTATATGTTACATTTTGTTATGGAATCCACAGAACATGCCACGGCCCAGAGGTGCAGATGCTGCTGGTCTGTTACTCCGAGAGTTAGAACTACACCCACCGTCTGAAGAGTGGCACAGGCGGAATATGTTTGGCGGACCCTGGTCTGATCCAGAGGATATTGGTTCAGAGGATACTTCTAAGCTTAACTCCACAAATTCACTTGATT
The DNA window shown above is from Populus trichocarpa isolate Nisqually-1 chromosome 4, P.trichocarpa_v4.1, whole genome shotgun sequence and carries:
- the LOC7490820 gene encoding mediator of RNA polymerase II transcription subunit 16, which gives rise to MTSSSSIKETTEEEQVAPDIVPADGGVAGVEKTEPVSSGGEEESGGEKLDDSMEEDSVSPATVFCIRLKQPRSNLQHKMSVPELCRKYSAVAWCGKLNAIACASETCARIPSSNANPPFWIPIHVVIPERPTECAVFNVIADSPRDSVQFIEWSPTSCPRALLIANFHGRITIWTQPSQGPSNLVRDASCWQREHEWRQDIAVVTKWLSGVSPYRWLSSKSSTPTNSKSAFEEKFLSQHSQTSARWPNFLCVCSVFSSGSVQLHWSQWPPSQNNTSPKWFRTSKGLLGAGPSGIMAADAIITDSGAMHVAGVPIVNPSTVVVWEVTPGPGNGFQATPMVSASNGVPPSVKPPNWSGFAPLAAYLFSWQEHLMSEAMQGKKHMDKDFADTVSLHCSPVSNFSAYVSPEAAAQSAATTTWGSGVSAVAFDPTRGGSVIAVVIVEGQYMSPYDPDEGPLITGWRVQRWESSLQPVVLHPIFGNPTSGFGGQAPMQTVWVSKVDTSIPPTNDFKNLQAAPAVPISDARKASDSGSEKTKRVTFDPSDLPSDVRTLARIVYSAHGGEIAIAFLRGGVHIFSGPNFTVVDNYQINVGSAIAAPAFSSTSCCSASVWHDTSKDRTVLKIIRVLPPAVPSSQVKANSAIWERAIAERFWWSLLVGVDWWDAVGCTQSAAEDGIVSLNSVIAVLDADFHSLPSTQHRQQYGPSLDRIKCRLLEGTNAQEVRAMVLDMQARLLLDMLGKGIESALINPSALVPEPWQASGETLSGIDPEAMTVEPNLVPSIQAYVDAVLDLASHFITRLRRYASFCRTLASHAVTAGAGSNRNTVTSPTQSSASPTPNQGGQSGGTSSTGSTQMQAWVQGAIAKISSTTDGVSTATSNPISGPSSFMPISINTGTFPGTPAVRLIGDCHFLHRLCQLLLFCFFFRRRTQVPRFAGGTQRNPTDTNAQKLQSGAPGKVEEINSVSSKPAPAAVRSDEGQAVRGSQVVPGAKAVEEGPAGRHRVGSGNAGQGYSSEEVKVLFLILMDLCRRTAALVHPLPVSQVGSSNIQVRLHYIDGNYTVLPEVVEASLGPHMQNMPRPRGADAAGLLLRELELHPPSEEWHRRNMFGGPWSDPEDIGSEDTSKLNSTNSLDFSSLENCDVYYGAHGLWPRKRRLSERDAAVGLNTSAGLGAYLGIMGSRRDVVTAVWKTGLEGVWYKCIRCLRQTSALASPGAANPPDQNEREAWWISRWAYGCPMCGGTWVRVV